In the genome of Caulobacter flavus, the window TGGACGCGCTGTGGGGCATGCACAGCGACCGCGGCTCGGTCACCGCCGCGATCACCTGGCAGAAGACCGAAGCGGTCAACCTGGCCAGTCGCGCGCCCTGCGGTCTGGGTGAGGTCGGCGGGGCGCTGACCTGCGTGTCATCAGCCTCCACGATTGGTGGACGCGCGGTCCTGCCCAACGGCCAGCAGATCAATTTCAACCAGACGCCCGGCGGCAACGGCAATTTCTACGAGCCCTACAGCGCCGCCAAGCACAACTTCAATTCCAATCCCTTCCTCAACGCCGTCAGCCCCATTGAACGCTTCAGCACAGCGCTGCTGACCGACTACAAGCTGAACGACAAGGTGACGCTGTTTGGCGAGGCGTTCTTCACCCATCGCCAAAGCCATCAGATCGCCTCGCCCGGCACCCTGCGCAACCTGGCGATCTCGGCGACCAACCCGACCAACCCGACCGGGCAGAACATCACGCTCGTGCAGCGGCGCCTGGCCGAACCTGGCCCGCGGATCTTCTCCCAAAGCGTCGACACCTACCGCTTCGTGGGCGGCGCCCGCGGCGAACTGGGCGGCGACTGGAGCTGGGAAGCCGCCGCCAACTGGGGTCGGACGACCGGCGTCGACGGCATGACCAATATCGCCAATCTCGAACGGGTGGCCAACTCGATCAATCCGGCGATCTGCAGCACCACGCCGGGCGCGGCAATTCCCTGCGCCGACTATCTTGGCGCGGGAGATCTGACGCCAGCGGCTCTGAAATACATCCTCTTCAACTCGCGCGACACCGGCGGCAACGAGCAACGCAGCATCACGGCCGATGTCTCCGGCTCGCTGCTGACGCTTCCGGCCGGCAAGCTGAGCGTCGCCGCCGGCGTGGTCTATCGCGAGGAAAAGGGTTGGCGCGACCCCGACGCCCTGACCGTGCTGGGCATCGCCAACACCAACCAGCAAGACCCGATCTCCGGCCAGGTGTCGACCAAGGAAGCCTATGTCGAGCTGTCAGCGCCGTTGCTGGCCGACCTACCCATGGTCCGGACGCTCGAACTCAACGGCGCCGTGCGCTACTCCGACTATGAACTCTTCGGCTCGAACGAGACCTACAAGGTCGGGGTCAATTGGGGCGTCGTGGAGGGCCTGCGGCTTCGGGCGACCTATGGAACCGGCTTCCGGATCCCTAGCGTCCCGGAGCTGTTCGGCGGGGTCGCCGAAGGCAACTTGACCACCACCGATCCCTGCAGCCGCTATGGTAGCAGCACCAACGCCACCCTGGTGGCCAACTGCCGGGCCAGCGGCGTGCCGGCCAACTATGTTCAGCTCGGCAACACCGTGCTGACCACCGTCGGCGGCAACAGCGCCCTGCAGCCGGAAAGCGCCAAGACCCTGACGGTCGGCGCGGTCCTGCAACCGGCCTTCATCCCCAAACTGTCGGTCACGGTCGACTATTTCGACATCAAGATCTCGGACGCCATCCGCTCGATCCCGGGCTCGACGAAGCTGGCGGTCTGCTATGCCTCGGTCAATCTGAGCCACCCGTTCTGCGGCCCGGCCAACTTCACCCG includes:
- a CDS encoding TonB-dependent receptor — protein: MNWHFKRALLAGAMATASFSGWAAQAQEASNVEEVVVTGTRIKRQDISGVGPATVISQEQVERSGVNNVETLLQRLPASAGNAGNQTNAYWTGNGYGTAQVNLRGLGINRTLTLINGRRVVNGGTGANSAPDLNMIPTAIIGRIDVLKDGASAIYGADAVAGVVNIVTRTNVEGLTLTGKYGVTDEGDGDEYALDALWGMHSDRGSVTAAITWQKTEAVNLASRAPCGLGEVGGALTCVSSASTIGGRAVLPNGQQINFNQTPGGNGNFYEPYSAAKHNFNSNPFLNAVSPIERFSTALLTDYKLNDKVTLFGEAFFTHRQSHQIASPGTLRNLAISATNPTNPTGQNITLVQRRLAEPGPRIFSQSVDTYRFVGGARGELGGDWSWEAAANWGRTTGVDGMTNIANLERVANSINPAICSTTPGAAIPCADYLGAGDLTPAALKYILFNSRDTGGNEQRSITADVSGSLLTLPAGKLSVAAGVVYREEKGWRDPDALTVLGIANTNQQDPISGQVSTKEAYVELSAPLLADLPMVRTLELNGAVRYSDYELFGSNETYKVGVNWGVVEGLRLRATYGTGFRIPSVPELFGGVAEGNLTTTDPCSRYGSSTNATLVANCRASGVPANYVQLGNTVLTTVGGNSALQPESAKTLTVGAVLQPAFIPKLSVTVDYFDIKISDAIRSIPGSTKLAVCYASVNLSHPFCGPANFTRSTLTGEINFLSSQPSNAGREQMRGVDIGVRYDFDVRGLDASIDWNTTYLDKYVITPFQGATPIVFDGHIGGGNGGYPHWRSSLNASLQSPRWSANYSVQLIGKATDFNAAPTDIGYRSPNVFYHNAQFAYRLGTRAGLTVGVDNLFDKKAPFIKSWTDGNTDTMTYDLLGRRGYLKLTYHFD